One part of the Desertibacillus haloalkaliphilus genome encodes these proteins:
- the urtD gene encoding urea ABC transporter ATP-binding protein UrtD, translating into MKNKQLDQKEQSPIILQSDKVSVNFGGFYAIKEFDFSIPQGELHFLIGPNGAGKTTFLDAICGKTKYSEGTLIFDGKENLARLKEFKIVRAGIGRKFQAPSTFPHLKVTDNLELAMKQDKRVFPMLFSKMKSEDKGKIEAMLELIGLKEQRGTIAKNLSHGQKQWLEIGMVMMQEPKLLLLDEPIAGMTEEEEHKTGELLLELKKSCSIIVVEHDMDFVRKYAEKVTVMHGGQWLCDGTMDEVQNNERVMEVYLGRKGEDSHAEAI; encoded by the coding sequence ATGAAAAACAAGCAATTGGATCAGAAGGAACAGAGTCCAATCATTCTGCAGTCGGATAAGGTTTCTGTAAATTTTGGAGGGTTTTATGCCATTAAAGAGTTTGATTTTTCGATTCCACAAGGAGAGTTACACTTTCTAATTGGTCCTAATGGTGCTGGGAAAACAACATTCCTTGATGCTATTTGTGGCAAAACAAAGTACAGTGAAGGGACTTTGATATTTGATGGAAAGGAAAACCTTGCAAGGTTAAAAGAATTTAAAATCGTTCGTGCTGGTATTGGACGGAAGTTCCAAGCCCCGTCGACCTTCCCTCATTTAAAGGTAACCGATAATTTAGAGCTGGCAATGAAGCAAGATAAACGCGTATTCCCGATGTTGTTCTCGAAAATGAAATCAGAAGATAAAGGAAAAATTGAAGCTATGTTAGAGCTCATTGGCTTAAAAGAACAGAGGGGTACAATCGCAAAGAATCTATCTCATGGGCAAAAGCAATGGCTTGAAATTGGAATGGTCATGATGCAGGAACCTAAATTGCTATTGTTAGATGAACCAATCGCTGGGATGACTGAGGAAGAAGAACATAAGACTGGGGAGCTTCTACTAGAATTAAAGAAGAGTTGTTCGATCATTGTCGTTGAACATGATATGGATTTCGTTCGAAAGTATGCTGAGAAAGTAACCGTCATGCACGGTGGTCAATGGCTCTGTGATGGAACAATGGATGAGGTCCAGAACAATGAACGAGTGATGGAGGTTTACCTCGGTCGAAAAGGAGAGGACTCGCATGCTGAAGCTATCTAA
- the urtE gene encoding urea ABC transporter ATP-binding subunit UrtE codes for MLKLSNIEVAYDGSTVIRDVSMNVEEGKVVCLMGRNGVGKSTIIKTIMGVIQPEQGGLSYDGEEVTNRNSTYRARKGLGYVPQGREIFPQLTIYENLLMGLEARTKKEEKIDEKVYEYFPVLEEMKSRRGGDLSGGQQQQLAIARALVSNPSCLLLDEPTEGIQPNIVADIQEVIKDIKRNQEKTSILLVEQSIDFAKSVGDYFYVIDKGRVAYEGEELVEQDVKQYLSV; via the coding sequence ATGCTGAAGCTATCTAATATAGAAGTAGCGTATGATGGGAGTACAGTGATACGTGATGTTTCAATGAATGTAGAGGAAGGAAAAGTTGTTTGCCTTATGGGACGTAATGGTGTTGGTAAATCGACAATCATTAAGACGATCATGGGTGTGATCCAACCAGAACAAGGTGGGCTTTCATACGATGGGGAAGAAGTGACCAACAGAAATTCAACATACCGAGCCCGTAAAGGCTTAGGATATGTGCCCCAAGGACGAGAGATCTTTCCTCAGTTAACGATTTACGAGAATCTTCTCATGGGACTAGAGGCTAGGACGAAAAAGGAAGAGAAGATTGATGAGAAGGTGTATGAATATTTTCCTGTTCTAGAAGAAATGAAAAGCCGGCGTGGTGGTGATTTAAGTGGTGGACAGCAGCAACAATTAGCCATTGCAAGGGCTCTTGTTTCTAACCCTAGCTGTCTCTTATTAGATGAACCGACAGAGGGAATTCAACCAAATATTGTTGCAGATATTCAAGAGGTCATTAAAGACATAAAACGAAACCAAGAGAAGACGTCGATTCTTCTCGTTGAACAAAGTATTGATTTTGCAAAAAGTGTTGGTGATTACTTTTATGTGATTGATAAGGGACGTGTTGCTTACGAGGGGGAAGAGTTAGTCGAACAAGACGTAAAACAATATTTAAGTGTATAG
- a CDS encoding methyl-accepting chemotaxis protein — MKRIGSKLVTAIVLLLLVVTVALSTVSYLMSSNAVSEEAERALLYKAEDNARVIATEFEMRMSELAGVANRSEIVSMDWELQRGVLINERERLGYETLTFVDEQGIAHFDDGTTIDLSDREYVRTALAGTANVSDVLISRENNQPVVSIAAPITDRGEVLGALVSTVDGSYFSEAVQNISFGESGYAFIINESGVVMGHDNHQFVIDQVNMIEQSEVNPDLIPLANVMRGMIKGETGVAQYPFEGIERYMGYSPIEGTGWSIAVGAFEEEILEGLNSLQAFMVTLTIIVILVGAAIAYLLGRMISRPINEVAELGKILAKGDFTEDVSKSLLERKDEIGTLAYVFEQLTKSMRSMITKITESAEEVTNSAEKMNLSAEQSTEAANEVAASIQEVAQGSEGQVQSSNESARAMEEMATGVQKIAESSSSIAEFSNTTTEKAREGNEAAHLAVRQMDEIQKGTNATTEIINDLKQDSNEIGDIIQMITDISEQTNLLALNAAIEAARAGEAGKGFAVVADEIRKLADQTGKSAANINQLIEKIQVNIANAVSSMNEGKGEVDEGKSLITNVGDMFTDILKAIEDVAGQVEEMSAITEEMSASSEEVTASVEEMASTAEVSSQNSQQVAAASQEQLATMEDIQKASESVSGMAKELKDLVRQFKV, encoded by the coding sequence ATGAAAAGAATCGGAAGTAAATTAGTGACTGCGATTGTTTTACTCTTGTTAGTTGTAACAGTCGCTTTATCTACTGTTTCTTATTTGATGTCTTCAAATGCAGTTAGTGAGGAAGCAGAACGAGCGTTATTATACAAAGCAGAAGATAACGCACGTGTGATTGCAACTGAATTTGAAATGAGAATGAGTGAATTAGCAGGGGTTGCAAATCGAAGTGAAATCGTTAGTATGGATTGGGAACTGCAGAGAGGGGTCTTAATTAATGAGCGTGAGCGCTTGGGATATGAAACATTGACATTTGTTGACGAACAGGGGATTGCTCATTTTGATGATGGAACAACAATCGATCTTTCAGACCGTGAGTATGTGAGAACAGCACTAGCAGGAACCGCAAATGTTTCGGATGTGCTCATTAGTAGAGAAAACAACCAGCCAGTTGTCAGCATTGCCGCTCCAATTACCGATAGAGGAGAGGTCCTTGGTGCCCTAGTATCAACAGTTGATGGCTCTTATTTTAGTGAAGCGGTTCAAAATATATCATTTGGTGAAAGCGGATACGCCTTTATCATTAATGAATCTGGTGTAGTGATGGGCCATGATAATCATCAATTTGTCATTGATCAGGTGAATATGATTGAGCAGTCTGAGGTAAATCCTGATTTAATCCCATTGGCCAATGTAATGCGGGGGATGATCAAAGGAGAGACAGGTGTTGCTCAGTACCCATTTGAAGGGATCGAGCGTTACATGGGGTATAGTCCAATCGAAGGAACAGGTTGGTCTATCGCTGTAGGTGCCTTTGAAGAGGAGATCTTAGAAGGGTTGAACAGTTTACAAGCATTTATGGTGACTTTAACAATCATTGTCATTCTTGTAGGAGCTGCTATAGCATATTTATTAGGTAGAATGATCAGCCGTCCAATTAATGAAGTAGCAGAGTTAGGAAAAATTCTAGCAAAAGGCGATTTCACAGAAGATGTTTCTAAGAGCCTGTTGGAGCGAAAAGATGAAATTGGAACGCTTGCTTATGTGTTTGAACAACTGACAAAGAGTATGCGATCGATGATTACGAAGATTACCGAAAGTGCTGAAGAAGTGACAAACTCGGCAGAAAAGATGAACCTAAGTGCAGAACAATCAACAGAAGCGGCTAATGAAGTGGCAGCCTCGATCCAAGAAGTTGCTCAAGGCTCAGAAGGCCAAGTCCAAAGTTCTAATGAAAGTGCACGAGCGATGGAAGAAATGGCTACAGGTGTTCAAAAAATTGCCGAGTCGTCCTCGTCGATAGCGGAGTTTTCAAATACCACCACTGAAAAAGCAAGAGAAGGAAATGAAGCCGCTCATCTTGCAGTTAGGCAAATGGATGAAATTCAAAAGGGAACGAACGCCACAACAGAGATCATTAATGATTTGAAACAAGATTCAAATGAAATTGGTGACATCATTCAAATGATTACTGATATATCGGAACAAACGAATTTACTAGCATTAAATGCAGCGATTGAGGCAGCTCGAGCTGGTGAAGCTGGCAAAGGCTTTGCCGTAGTTGCCGATGAAATTCGAAAGTTAGCGGACCAGACAGGAAAATCAGCAGCAAACATTAATCAGCTTATCGAAAAAATTCAGGTTAATATTGCAAATGCCGTATCCTCAATGAATGAAGGTAAAGGCGAAGTAGATGAAGGTAAAAGCCTGATTACGAATGTCGGTGATATGTTTACTGATATTTTAAAAGCGATTGAGGATGTTGCTGGACAGGTTGAAGAGATGTCGGCAATCACAGAAGAAATGTCTGCAAGTTCAGAGGAAGTGACGGCATCTGTTGAAGAGATGGCAAGTACAGCTGAAGTCTCGTCTCAAAACTCGCAACAAGTTGCTGCGGCATCACAAGAACAGTTAGCGACAATGGAAGATATTCAAAAGGCATCTGAATCTGTTTCGGGAATGGCGAAAGAGTTAAAAGATTTAGTTCGTCAATTTAAAGTCTAA